Genomic DNA from Pseudorasbora parva isolate DD20220531a chromosome 17, ASM2467924v1, whole genome shotgun sequence:
TATACCATCCATACTCTCATTCATCTGCTATCAAACATTTCACagataactaaataaaatacattactaATACAATCCTATTCCCTAAATACCATAAGGATGAAAAGTCATATCACCAGTAGAAGAATTAGTAGGAGTACAAGTAAGCCTAAGTTAACCCTTAAATATATAGTTTTGCTTGCAGATTGTTTTGAATTGTaacaagaagaagaaaaactgCCTGTTTAATTCATATTAAGATGTTAAGGGAGTGTTTCTGGTCTCCATTTGCTCTATATAAGTCACATAATGAGCTCGGCTACAGCTTTGTTCCACCAAACAGAAACATCAACCAAACCATTTGCAACAAgtggttttgatgtttttgtcaaaGAGCTCTTGCATAACCCAAAAATATCCTGCCATCAAGATCGAGGCTGTAATTTGTCTTTACCGGGTGTGTCATTGTCTTACTCAGTGCGGTTCAAAGGGAAAACGTGATACATTTATCACATTAATCTGGCAAAATGTACAACATGATTTTGATAGCAAACAGTTCTTTAACTCAGGAATATCTGACCAATTTTGTGATATTTCATACAGgatttatttggaaaaatattAAGGTGATTTTTTTCATGGGCAACAGTCATAAAAACAATTCCTGTAAGTTTTGACAgcgtgtttaaatacatttacatcaGAAAAGTCACATCGACCCGAAGTGCCTTATTTACAATAGACAAATTTGCAAAatgaaaaaagattttaaattaCATCAAACTTCACACACATGGAAAAAGAAACCACAAACACATCGATcacaaataacatttaaataaaagaaatacaAGCTTTCAAAAAACAAGTCAGTAACAAACATATTTGATGGCAGTGTTTTTCCTCTACTGATCTATGAAATGATCAGAGAACTTCCAGATACACACTGCAGTCAGTGCATATGCATACACAGTATTCGATTCAAATGTGtgttaaatacattaaaaatacaaCCCATCATAGTGCAATGAGGTAAAACCGTCCCTACAGGAAGTGCAGCGAGTCCACTTGGCACGTTCCTGGGAAACAAACTTTGAGAGTCCGAGCCAGTATGGCCCAACGTCCTTTCCTGCAGTCACTGTGTTTACTTCAGTTGAGAACCAGCTCATTCTGAATATCACCTTCAACATAAGTTTCACAGCAGCAGTCACATGAAGGAAACCTTCCCTCTGGTTTGAGCAGCATTACTGGAGTAAAACCTCCTGTAGAACAAGATGAGCTACAGCTCCGTTGTGGCGTTACACCTGGAACACGAAGAAGAAACAGCGTAAGTTTAGCATTCAAATTTGCAGACTAACATCTCATGACTGCAAGCAAAGGAAAGCTTCTGGACTTACCTCGGTTGCAATAATACATTCATCCTTCTCCTCTGATAAAACAAAGACTGACTGGTACTTTGTGTCTTTGCACAAAGACTCTGTACGTTTCCTCTCTGAAGAATCACTGAAAATGAAAAGAATCGACTTTAGTACTGCCTAACAACACCCTCTCTGTAGTAACCAAAATGCATAGACGACAATATTTACCTTTTTAAATGATTTCTGTGTTTCTCCTCTGAGTCGGACTCGAAAGCCTCGCATTTTGTTGCATCGCTCTTCTCAGAGTCCTCTCTACCCAAGTCCTCCTGCTTTAGCTCATGAACAAGATTGTAATCCACTAGAGAGTAGCGAGATTTGAATCCGTTTTTTTCTCCGCCTGTGGCGTCGCTCTGAAAGTCTACTTTCTTGTTGATGTTCTTTAATTGTGTGGTCCCGATGACACTTACTGACAAGTCCTTGTCTCGGCTGCAGTTGTTGGTCAGGTTGTTCATGGTCTCGATCTCGTTATGGCTATCGACTTGCTGGCTCCTCTGCTGCAACTTAAGACGGATGTAGACGACCAAGACGGTGCCGCCGATCAGGACTAAAAGCACTAAAATAATCCCAGCGCAAACCGCCGTCCAAGGAAAGGCACCATCGTCCTCGGCGTACCTTTTGTCGGCTCCCTCAACAGCGGCTTGTCCCTGTGTGTTCTCTGGGAGCAAGAACTGACAGTTACGCCCTCCGTATCCAGGGATGCAAGCGCACACATAGCGTCCGTCCCTCTCATGACAAGTGGCACCGTTGTGGCACGGGTTCTGAACGCACTTGTTGGCCGCAGAGGTGCAGTTTTTGCCGTTGTATCCAGGTGGGCAAGTGCAGGTGTAGTCATTGAGTCCGTCTTGGCATGTGCCGCCGTTCTGACAGGGATAATCGGCACACTCATTGATGTTGTCTTCACAGTGTGTTCCAGTGAAACCCTCAGGACACTGACAAAGATACGAGTCCACAAGATCTAGACATTGGGCACCTACAATGGAAGCAAGACAACATGAGACAATGGATTTAAACACCCCCTCATCTGCATTTCAGTGATTAGACTGGGAGAACTCCACGTACCATTCGAGCAAGGGTTGGAGCTGCAGTGATCAATCTTCTTTTCACAGTTGAAACCAGCGTAGCCCGTCGGGCACTGACAGAAGTATCCCCCATCAGGGTTGTCAGTGCACCGTCCACTGTTGTAGCAGGGGCCGTCGGCGCAAGTCGTGGCACTCAGCTCGCAGTTTCTTCCGTAGAAACCAGGAGGACATGTGCAGCTGTAGGTGTTTTCAAGATCCTGTGAAATCCAAAAGTACGATTGAAAATAAAGTTAGGACACTGAACAAAACTCCTACAACACATAAACACAGAATGAAATGACTCATGTATTTATTCAAACTCACAGTGCAACTTCCTCCATTTCTGCATGGGCTGCCAGAGCATTCGTTGACCTCAATCTCACAGCTGTCTCCAGTGAAGCCAGGTCTGCATGAGCAGGTGTAGCTTCCCTGGCCAGTGTTGGTGCAAGTGGCCCCATTCTGGCACGGTTTGTGATGTGTGCAGTAATTAAGGTCtgcaacacaaaataaaacatgtagGTTAGTCTCTGCTGCTTCCAGAGTCAATGGACAACTCTAAACCAACAACTTACTCAGTTTACGATGTCAAAAGGCTCACCTTGGTTACAGAAGAGGCCTCCCCAACCCTCTTGGCAGTTGCATTGCCATGGCTGTTGGCAGGTGCCATGCAAGCAGCCCGGATAGCGGATGCAGTCGTCACAGTATTTTCCACTAAATCCCACTCTGCATCTAAAAACACCACAGAGGACcggttagcatgttgctaactTCCACAGCAATGAAGGTTGCATGTTAAAAATCTACATCACACTTACTTGCATTCACCGGGTTTGTCGCAAAACCCATGGTCTTCATCGCAACCCGGAAGACAGATTGCTGTAAAGATAAATAAGTATTTGTTACTACCAGTTTCTTACAGACAGACAAACTGACAGATTAATATTCAGGCACAGTTTTACCAAGctgctcaaaaaaataaaaaagttctcCTCACTACCATTGGAAGGACACTCTGGTTAACACAGTTGCACTCATACAAAAGCTCCCTAAACAAAAGCCCCTTTTTTCTCTAACTGTGGGTCAGAAGTCCCCTTTTTCACTATGTTCATCCAACCCCCTCCCCATAATGTCCCAGAGTCGGCGCAGATAAGGATGGACAGCTGGTGTACATGGTGCCAGTGCAGGACAGCTGCTCTATTGTCTACCTTCACTCTGCAGCTGCCCCCTTCCAACAATACCTCACCGCTCTGAGCCAATCAGCGCCGAGCGCTCTGCCAAGTAACCAATCAGGCGTTACATTTAATCTATGGCACGCGTGCCATTATTTGGCCAACGTCCCTCATTTGAATCACACAAACGCCTGTTGCAACCATAGCGACGAAGTTTGTTGTTTTTCTCGCGAAATACCGAAACATGCGCACTAAAAACTTTCAAATACAAAACGCAGGTGATAATAAATATTGTAGGCTACTTACATTCTGTGCAGTAATGTCCTTTCCAGCCGGAGTTGCAGATGATTTCTCCGCGCTCTCCGCAGGTGAAGTGGCCGAAAGTGTCGTCGCGGGGACGGCAGAAGACAGAGCATCCCTCGCCGTAGTAATGCTCGTCACAGACAAATCTGTACGAGTACTTCAGCTCGGTCCTCCCACCCACCTGCAGGTCTTGGGACCATTCCTCGCCCACGGTCAGATGCCTCTGGGTGGTCATACGACTGATCAGACGTTCTGGGTTTTCTGTGGACGATTTCATTTTAGCGTTACATTAATGCCGCACAAGAATGAATTAAAGCGCAACGTCTGTTAAATGCATTTTGCGCGTTGTTACCTGTCGACAGATCATCGTTGGAGTCGGTGTGTAACGCTTCGATAATCAGCGAAAAGGTTCCCTGAAACAGAAAAGGAGTGTTAATTTAAGAAATGCATTCCTTCACACTTTCCTGCTGATTTACATATCTAACGGAAGATGTGAATGGCGTGAGGTGTGATCGCGCTGGGGATT
This window encodes:
- the dld gene encoding delta-like protein D — its product is MGRLMIAALLCVVISQGFCSGVFELKLQEFLNKKGVTGNANCCKASAPEAQQCECKTFFRICLKHYQANVSPDPPCTYGGAVTPVLGSNSFQVPESFPDSSFTNPIQFSFGFTWPGTFSLIIEALHTDSNDDLSTENPERLISRMTTQRHLTVGEEWSQDLQVGGRTELKYSYRFVCDEHYYGEGCSVFCRPRDDTFGHFTCGERGEIICNSGWKGHYCTESICLPGCDEDHGFCDKPGECKCRVGFSGKYCDDCIRYPGCLHGTCQQPWQCNCQEGWGGLFCNQDLNYCTHHKPCQNGATCTNTGQGSYTCSCRPGFTGDSCEIEVNECSGSPCRNGGSCTDLENTYSCTCPPGFYGRNCELSATTCADGPCYNSGRCTDNPDGGYFCQCPTGYAGFNCEKKIDHCSSNPCSNGAQCLDLVDSYLCQCPEGFTGTHCEDNINECADYPCQNGGTCQDGLNDYTCTCPPGYNGKNCTSAANKCVQNPCHNGATCHERDGRYVCACIPGYGGRNCQFLLPENTQGQAAVEGADKRYAEDDGAFPWTAVCAGIILVLLVLIGGTVLVVYIRLKLQQRSQQVDSHNEIETMNNLTNNCSRDKDLSVSVIGTTQLKNINKKVDFQSDATGGEKNGFKSRYSLVDYNLVHELKQEDLGREDSEKSDATKCEAFESDSEEKHRNHLKSDSSERKRTESLCKDTKYQSVFVLSEEKDECIIATEV